One window of the Niallia circulans genome contains the following:
- the radA gene encoding DNA repair protein RadA, protein MAKRKTKFLCQECGYESAKWMGKCPGCGNWNTMVEEVEKSAVQRKGAFAHSATTTVAAKPIPITSIETVNEPRIYTDLMELNRVLGGGVVRGSLVLIGGDPGIGKSTLLLQVSSQLAHKKHSVLYVSGEESQKQTKLRADRLGVVSDHLLVYSETNLEEISRTIENTNVEFVVIDSIQTIYHPEVTSAPGSVSQVRECTAELMRIGKTKGIAIFIVGHVTKEGSIAGPRLLEHMVDTVLYFEGERHHTYRILRAVKNRFGSTNEMGIFEMKEFGLEEVENPSEIFLEERSQGAAGSTVVASMEGTRPVLVEIQALISPTSFGNPRRMATGIDHNRVPLLMAVLEKRVGMLLQNQDAYLKVAGGVKLDEPAIDLAIAVSIASSFRDKPTRATDCIIGEVGLTGEVRRVSRIEQRVQEAAKLGFERVIIPANNLSGLKAPKGLEVVGVHTVADALKAALSD, encoded by the coding sequence ATGGCCAAAAGAAAAACAAAATTTCTTTGCCAGGAATGTGGATATGAATCAGCAAAATGGATGGGGAAATGTCCTGGTTGTGGAAATTGGAATACAATGGTGGAAGAAGTAGAGAAGAGTGCTGTTCAAAGAAAAGGTGCGTTTGCTCATTCTGCAACCACTACTGTTGCTGCAAAGCCTATTCCTATAACAAGCATTGAAACGGTTAATGAGCCCAGAATATATACCGACTTAATGGAGTTAAACCGTGTTCTTGGTGGAGGAGTTGTGCGTGGTTCTCTTGTATTAATAGGTGGAGATCCCGGAATTGGTAAATCAACGCTTCTTTTACAAGTATCCTCGCAGTTAGCACATAAGAAACATTCTGTCTTATATGTTTCAGGAGAAGAATCGCAAAAGCAAACAAAGTTAAGAGCAGACAGATTGGGGGTAGTTTCTGATCATTTGCTCGTCTATTCAGAAACCAATCTAGAGGAAATAAGTAGAACCATTGAAAATACGAATGTGGAATTTGTGGTTATTGATTCGATTCAGACCATCTATCATCCGGAGGTCACCTCTGCTCCAGGAAGTGTTTCTCAAGTTAGAGAATGTACAGCAGAATTAATGCGGATAGGAAAAACCAAAGGAATAGCAATCTTCATTGTAGGACATGTCACAAAGGAAGGATCGATTGCAGGACCAAGATTACTGGAGCATATGGTTGATACTGTATTGTATTTTGAAGGAGAAAGACATCATACATATCGTATTTTACGCGCTGTAAAGAACCGTTTTGGCTCTACTAATGAGATGGGTATTTTTGAGATGAAGGAATTTGGACTGGAAGAGGTAGAGAATCCCTCTGAAATTTTCTTAGAAGAGCGATCACAGGGTGCCGCTGGCTCCACTGTTGTAGCATCAATGGAAGGAACAAGACCGGTTCTGGTTGAAATCCAAGCATTGATTTCACCGACTAGTTTTGGGAATCCACGAAGGATGGCAACGGGCATAGATCATAATAGAGTGCCGTTGTTAATGGCGGTATTAGAAAAAAGAGTTGGAATGTTACTCCAGAATCAGGATGCCTATTTAAAAGTAGCTGGTGGTGTAAAACTTGACGAGCCTGCTATAGATTTGGCGATCGCTGTAAGCATTGCCTCGAGTTTTAGAGATAAACCAACAAGAGCAACTGACTGTATTATTGGGGAAGTTGGCTTAACTGGAGAAGTTAGAAGAGTATCCCGTATTGAGCAAAGGGTGCAGGAGGCTGCTAAATTAGGTTTTGAGCGTGTTATTATTCCAGCTAATAATTTAAGTGGTTTGAAGGCTCCAAAAGGCTTAGAGGTCGTTGGCGTTCATACGGTTGCGGATGCTTTAAAAGCGGCTTTAAGCGATTAG
- a CDS encoding PIN/TRAM domain-containing protein yields the protein MLKRIVQVCFLIIGGTIGFLFIPDLFSVMSIDHDLINNAYVSAILGAIIFYLITFWAIDYIVNFIKFLEESIVKAPITDIIFGSLGIGFGLTLAFLVGYALTSVPVLNTVAPILLSLLFGYLGFQVGFKKRDELLTLFTARKKKVVEEEPTKVEKSNLKILDTSVIIDGRIADICQTGFLEGTIVIPQFVLGELQHIADSSDALKRNRGRRGLDILNRIQKELAIKVEIYEGDFEDITEVDSKLVKLAKLTNGVVVTNDFNLNKVCELQKVAVLNINDLANAVKPVVLPGEEMKIQIIKDGKEHNQGVAYLDDGTMIVVEEGRNYIGKHIDVLVTSVLQTSAGRMIFAKPKLLEKAL from the coding sequence TTGTTAAAACGCATTGTTCAAGTTTGTTTTTTAATTATTGGAGGAACAATCGGGTTTTTATTTATTCCTGATTTATTCTCAGTAATGTCTATCGATCATGATCTTATTAATAACGCATATGTGTCTGCAATACTTGGTGCCATTATTTTTTATCTTATTACTTTTTGGGCGATTGATTATATTGTTAACTTTATTAAGTTTTTAGAAGAATCAATTGTAAAGGCTCCGATTACGGATATAATTTTCGGTAGTCTTGGAATAGGATTTGGGTTAACTTTAGCCTTTTTAGTAGGCTATGCATTAACGTCTGTTCCTGTGCTTAATACTGTCGCTCCAATCCTTTTATCATTACTTTTTGGGTATTTAGGCTTTCAAGTTGGGTTTAAAAAGAGAGATGAGCTATTAACACTCTTCACAGCTAGAAAGAAGAAGGTAGTGGAAGAGGAACCCACAAAAGTTGAGAAAAGTAATTTAAAAATATTGGATACTAGTGTTATTATTGATGGAAGAATAGCTGATATTTGTCAAACGGGCTTCCTGGAGGGCACAATTGTTATTCCGCAATTTGTGCTGGGAGAACTTCAGCATATAGCAGATTCATCCGATGCGCTAAAACGTAATCGTGGACGAAGAGGGCTAGATATTCTAAATCGAATTCAAAAGGAATTAGCGATTAAAGTGGAAATTTACGAAGGTGATTTTGAAGATATCACTGAAGTAGATAGTAAACTAGTCAAATTAGCTAAATTAACAAATGGTGTTGTTGTAACAAATGATTTTAATTTAAATAAAGTTTGTGAACTGCAGAAGGTTGCTGTTCTCAATATTAATGATTTGGCAAATGCAGTAAAGCCAGTAGTTCTTCCAGGGGAAGAGATGAAAATACAAATTATTAAAGATGGAAAAGAACATAATCAAGGTGTTGCCTATCTAGATGATGGCACGATGATTGTAGTAGAAGAAGGTCGCAATTATATTGGAAAACATATAGATGTTCTTGTAACGAGTGTATTGCAAACATCTGCAGGTCGAATGATCTTTGCAAAACCAAAATTATTAGAAAAAGCATTGTAA
- the ispD gene encoding 2-C-methyl-D-erythritol 4-phosphate cytidylyltransferase, producing the protein MTYEVIIPAAGQGKRMGLGKNKLFLELDSLPVFIHTLIVFENDPNCNGIWLVVSSDDKKEMNELVKKYAITKVIALIEGGTERQHSVYHAVKEISDDTIVLVHDAARPFIQTEQIARLTKVAVESGAAVLAVPIKDTIKKVDGDLVVETVERSSLWAIQTPQAFRVSILKEAHEKAILDTYIGTDDASLVERLGQAVQIVEGNYDNIKLTTPEDLYFAEAIVAKRKENIAESK; encoded by the coding sequence ATGACTTATGAAGTCATTATTCCGGCAGCAGGACAAGGGAAACGAATGGGACTAGGAAAAAACAAATTATTTCTTGAGCTAGACAGTTTACCAGTATTTATTCATACCTTAATTGTTTTCGAAAATGATCCAAACTGTAATGGAATTTGGTTGGTAGTTAGTTCAGATGATAAAAAAGAAATGAATGAACTAGTAAAAAAATATGCAATTACAAAGGTTATTGCTCTTATTGAGGGTGGTACAGAAAGACAGCATAGTGTTTACCATGCAGTAAAGGAAATATCGGATGATACAATTGTTCTTGTTCATGATGCGGCGAGACCTTTTATTCAAACAGAGCAAATAGCTAGATTAACAAAGGTTGCAGTAGAAAGCGGCGCAGCTGTTTTAGCAGTACCAATTAAAGATACGATCAAAAAAGTTGATGGTGATTTGGTAGTGGAAACAGTTGAGCGTTCAAGCTTGTGGGCGATTCAGACCCCACAAGCTTTTCGCGTTTCTATTTTAAAAGAAGCACATGAAAAGGCGATTCTCGATACATATATAGGTACAGATGATGCTAGTTTGGTGGAGCGATTAGGACAAGCTGTTCAAATCGTAGAAGGAAACTATGACAATATTAAATTAACGACACCAGAAGATTTATACTTTGCCGAAGCAATTGTGGCAAAGCGAAAAGAAAATATAGCAGAAAGTAAATAG
- the ispF gene encoding 2-C-methyl-D-erythritol 2,4-cyclodiphosphate synthase, translating into MFRIGQGFDVHQLVSGRPLIIGGIEIPYEKGLLGHSDADVLLHTIADACLGAIGEGDIGKHFPDTDEAFKDADSAKLLQHVWQIVKEKGYELVNADCTIMAQQPKMAPHIQAMQARIAELLETEQDNINVKATTTEKLGFTGRGEGIASQAVVLLQKRNV; encoded by the coding sequence ATGTTTCGCATAGGCCAAGGGTTTGATGTTCATCAATTAGTAAGCGGAAGGCCCCTGATTATCGGAGGGATAGAGATACCATATGAAAAGGGTCTACTAGGACACTCTGATGCAGATGTTTTACTACATACGATTGCTGACGCTTGTTTAGGTGCTATTGGTGAAGGGGATATCGGAAAACATTTTCCTGATACAGATGAAGCCTTTAAAGATGCTGATTCTGCAAAATTATTGCAGCATGTATGGCAAATAGTAAAGGAAAAGGGTTATGAATTAGTGAATGCTGATTGTACGATAATGGCTCAACAGCCGAAAATGGCGCCACATATTCAAGCAATGCAAGCGAGAATTGCAGAATTGCTGGAGACAGAACAAGATAATATTAATGTGAAAGCAACAACCACAGAGAAATTGGGATTTACCGGAAGAGGGGAAGGGATTGCTTCCCAAGCAGTTGTATTGCTCCAAAAAAGAAATGTATAA
- the gltX gene encoding glutamate--tRNA ligase, with amino-acid sequence MSNEIRVRYAPSPTGHLHIGNARTALFNYLFARSQGGKFIIRIEDTDKKRNIEGGEESQLKYLKWLGMDWDESTDVGGEYGPYRQSERNDIYKKYYTELLEKGLAYKCYCTEEEIEAEREDQVSRGETPKYSGKCRHLTKEQQAALEAEGRQPSIRIRVPENVVYEFNDMVKGDVSFESATIGDYVIVKKDGTPTYNFAVAIDDHLMDITHVLRGDDHITNTPKQLMIYDALGWDRPIFGHMTLIVNESRKKLSKRDESIIQFIEQYEELGYLPEALFNFIALLGWSPEGEEELFTIEEFIRIFDPARLSKSPALFDQNKLAWMNNQYIKKADLETVVRLAVPHLEKAGLVSENRSADEEAWVNNLVGLYQEQMSCGADIVNLSTLFFSDEVQYDEEAKEVLAGEHVPTVVQAFKEALAEMPEWSAEQIKAAIKVVQKATGQKGKNLFMPIRVATTGQTHGPDLPKAIELLGKEKIDARLTALIS; translated from the coding sequence ATGTCTAACGAAATTCGTGTTCGTTATGCTCCAAGTCCAACAGGGCATTTGCATATAGGGAATGCGCGTACAGCGTTATTTAATTATTTATTTGCACGTAGTCAAGGCGGGAAATTTATTATTCGTATTGAAGATACGGACAAAAAAAGGAATATTGAGGGTGGAGAAGAAAGCCAATTAAAATATTTAAAATGGCTTGGAATGGATTGGGATGAAAGTACGGATGTTGGTGGAGAATATGGTCCGTATCGTCAATCTGAAAGAAATGACATCTATAAGAAGTACTACACAGAATTGCTGGAAAAGGGACTTGCTTATAAGTGTTACTGTACAGAAGAGGAAATTGAAGCAGAAAGAGAAGACCAAGTAAGTAGAGGGGAAACACCTAAGTACTCTGGCAAATGTCGTCATTTAACAAAGGAACAGCAAGCGGCATTAGAAGCGGAAGGAAGACAGCCGAGTATTCGAATTCGTGTTCCTGAAAATGTTGTATATGAATTTAATGATATGGTAAAAGGGGACGTTTCGTTCGAATCAGCAACAATTGGCGATTATGTTATTGTGAAAAAGGATGGTACTCCAACCTATAATTTTGCAGTAGCAATTGATGATCATTTGATGGATATCACACATGTATTGCGTGGAGATGATCATATTACCAATACACCAAAACAATTAATGATCTATGATGCACTAGGTTGGGACAGACCTATCTTTGGACATATGACTTTAATCGTTAATGAAAGCAGAAAGAAATTGAGTAAGCGGGATGAATCCATTATTCAATTTATTGAGCAATATGAAGAATTAGGCTATTTACCTGAAGCATTGTTCAATTTCATTGCTTTATTAGGGTGGTCTCCAGAGGGAGAAGAGGAATTATTCACTATAGAAGAATTTATTCGCATCTTTGATCCAGCAAGATTGTCTAAGTCTCCTGCGTTATTTGATCAAAATAAATTAGCGTGGATGAATAATCAATATATCAAAAAGGCAGATTTAGAAACGGTTGTTCGTCTAGCTGTTCCTCATTTAGAGAAAGCAGGCTTAGTAAGTGAAAATCGCTCAGCTGATGAAGAGGCATGGGTAAATAATCTGGTTGGTTTATATCAAGAGCAAATGAGCTGCGGAGCTGATATTGTAAACTTATCTACGTTATTCTTCAGTGATGAAGTCCAATATGATGAAGAGGCAAAAGAGGTTTTAGCTGGTGAACATGTTCCGACTGTAGTCCAAGCATTTAAAGAAGCATTAGCTGAAATGCCAGAGTGGAGTGCCGAGCAAATTAAAGCCGCTATTAAAGTGGTTCAAAAAGCTACTGGTCAAAAGGGCAAAAACTTATTTATGCCGATTCGCGTGGCTACAACAGGTCAAACACATGGTCCTGATTTACCAAAGGCGATCGAACTATTAGGTAAAGAAAAAATTGATGCGCGATTAACAGCATTAATTAGTTAA
- the cysE gene encoding serine O-acetyltransferase, whose protein sequence is MFRRMKEDIAVVFEQDPAARSSIEVILTYSGLHAIWFHRIAHFFFRHNRFFLARVISQFSRFMTGVEIHPGAKIGNRLFIDHGMGVVIGETCEIGDNVTIFQGVTLGGTGKEKGKRHPTVKDNALIASGAKVLGSIVIGENAKIGAGSVVLKDVPANSTVVGIPGRVKVQDGIKIKKDLNHCDLPDPIADRLKEMELEISYLREQLKELQEERSYK, encoded by the coding sequence ATGTTTCGGCGCATGAAAGAGGATATTGCTGTAGTGTTTGAACAAGATCCTGCTGCAAGGAGCTCGATAGAAGTTATTTTAACTTATTCTGGGTTGCATGCTATATGGTTTCACAGAATTGCTCATTTCTTTTTTAGGCATAATCGTTTTTTCTTAGCAAGAGTTATCTCGCAATTTAGCCGCTTTATGACAGGGGTGGAAATACATCCCGGAGCAAAGATCGGCAATCGTCTATTCATTGATCATGGTATGGGTGTAGTGATAGGGGAAACCTGTGAGATAGGGGATAATGTCACTATTTTTCAGGGAGTAACGCTTGGGGGAACGGGAAAAGAAAAAGGGAAAAGGCATCCAACCGTTAAAGATAATGCTCTTATTGCCTCTGGTGCAAAAGTATTAGGATCTATTGTAATTGGAGAAAATGCCAAAATTGGTGCAGGATCAGTAGTGTTAAAAGATGTTCCTGCAAATTCGACAGTAGTAGGTATTCCAGGAAGAGTTAAAGTACAAGATGGTATTAAAATAAAGAAAGACTTAAATCATTGTGATTTACCAGATCCAATTGCGGATCGACTGAAAGAAATGGAATTGGAAATTAGCTATTTAAGAGAACAACTAAAAGAATTACAGGAAGAAAGGAGTTATAAGTAA
- the cysS gene encoding cysteine--tRNA ligase translates to MPIQIYNTLTRAKEDFVPLEEGKVKMYVCGPTVYNYIHIGNARPAIVFDTVRRYLEFRGYDVQFVSNFTDVDDKLIKAANELGETVPVIADRFIDAYFEDVSALGCKKADSHPRVTENMDIIIDFIAALIDKGFAYESEGDVYYHTRAFDGYGKLSHQSIDELRSGARIAVGEKKQDSLDFALWKKAKEGEIFWESPWGNGRPGWHIECSAMVRKYLGDTIDIHAGGQDLAFPHHENEIAQSEALTGKTFANYWMHNGYINIDNEKMSKSLGNFITVNDIIKIHDPQVLRFFMLSVHYRNPINYSEEVLENTRAGLERIRTSYENLKHRSIASTDLTDTNQEWIAKIADLRKQFVDSMDDDFNTANGISVLFELSKQANYYLLEKTTSPAVIHAFMNEFEELFTVLGLSLSANEELLDEEIEALIEKRTQARKDRDFVLADQIRDQLKAMNIILEDTAQGIRWKRG, encoded by the coding sequence ATGCCTATTCAAATATATAACACATTAACACGAGCAAAGGAGGATTTTGTTCCGCTAGAAGAGGGAAAGGTAAAAATGTATGTATGTGGACCGACTGTCTACAACTATATCCATATAGGAAATGCTCGACCAGCAATTGTCTTTGATACTGTGCGACGTTATCTAGAGTTTCGTGGATACGATGTACAATTCGTATCGAATTTTACCGATGTCGATGATAAGTTAATAAAAGCGGCAAATGAGCTTGGAGAAACGGTGCCGGTTATTGCTGACCGCTTTATTGACGCATATTTTGAAGATGTTTCTGCGTTAGGCTGCAAAAAAGCTGATTCTCATCCACGTGTAACAGAAAATATGGATATTATTATCGATTTTATTGCAGCATTAATAGATAAAGGGTTTGCTTATGAGTCAGAAGGAGATGTGTATTATCACACTAGAGCCTTTGATGGATATGGAAAGCTTTCTCATCAATCTATTGATGAACTTCGTTCAGGTGCAAGAATTGCAGTTGGGGAGAAGAAACAAGATTCATTAGATTTTGCCCTATGGAAGAAGGCGAAAGAAGGCGAAATTTTCTGGGAGAGTCCTTGGGGGAATGGGCGTCCAGGCTGGCATATTGAATGCTCTGCGATGGTGCGTAAATATTTAGGTGATACAATTGATATCCATGCAGGTGGGCAGGACTTAGCATTTCCGCATCATGAGAATGAAATTGCCCAGTCAGAAGCATTAACAGGTAAGACCTTTGCTAATTATTGGATGCATAATGGTTATATTAATATTGATAATGAAAAGATGTCTAAATCCCTAGGGAATTTTATCACTGTAAACGATATTATTAAGATTCATGATCCACAAGTGTTAAGATTCTTTATGCTTTCTGTACATTATCGTAATCCAATTAACTATAGTGAAGAAGTATTGGAAAATACGAGAGCAGGGTTAGAGAGAATCAGAACTTCTTATGAAAATTTAAAACATCGCAGTATCGCGAGTACGGATCTTACAGATACCAATCAGGAATGGATTGCAAAAATTGCCGATCTTCGAAAACAATTCGTTGATAGTATGGATGATGATTTTAACACAGCGAATGGTATTTCTGTTCTTTTTGAATTATCGAAGCAAGCAAATTATTACCTGCTTGAAAAAACAACCTCTCCTGCTGTTATTCATGCTTTTATGAATGAGTTTGAAGAATTATTTACAGTGCTTGGGTTATCTTTATCTGCGAATGAGGAATTATTAGATGAAGAAATCGAGGCGCTAATAGAAAAAAGAACGCAAGCTAGAAAGGATAGAGACTTTGTGCTTGCTGATCAAATTAGAGATCAATTAAAAGCAATGAACATCATTTTAGAAGACACCGCACAAGGTATACGATGGAAAAGAGGGTAA
- a CDS encoding Mini-ribonuclease 3: protein MLLYDKKVDEKQLNSLALAYMGDAVLEIYVRRHLLYSGKVKPNQLHREATKYVSAKGQAKVVHSLLEKGFFSEEEIAVLKRGRNAKSGTIPKNTDVQTYRYSTGFEAVLGYLYLAKREERLEEIIKAAFSIIESK from the coding sequence ATGCTCCTCTATGATAAAAAAGTGGATGAAAAACAACTGAACAGCCTTGCCCTTGCTTATATGGGCGATGCTGTTCTTGAAATATATGTAAGAAGACATTTGTTGTATAGCGGGAAGGTGAAGCCTAATCAGCTTCATCGAGAAGCAACAAAATATGTTTCGGCAAAAGGACAGGCAAAGGTAGTGCATAGTCTTTTAGAAAAAGGATTTTTTTCTGAAGAAGAGATTGCGGTATTAAAGCGAGGGCGAAATGCGAAATCAGGCACTATTCCTAAAAATACCGATGTACAAACCTACCGATATAGTACTGGTTTTGAAGCAGTTTTAGGTTATTTATATTTAGCGAAGCGAGAAGAGCGACTTGAGGAAATAATCAAAGCTGCTTTTTCTATCATTGAAAGCAAATAG
- the rlmB gene encoding 23S rRNA (guanosine(2251)-2'-O)-methyltransferase RlmB: MSSDFIVGKNAVIEALKSERDVNKILIAEGSQKGQMQTVIGLAKQANVLVQFVPKKKLDSLVDANHQGVVAQVAAYQYAEIDDLFALAEKKQETPFFLLLDEIEDPHNLGSIMRTADAVGAHGIIIPRRRAVGLTATVAKASTGAIEHIPVVRVTNMARTIEELKTRGIWIAGTDAKGSEDYRKFDGTIPLGLVIGSEGKGMGRLIKEKCDFLIHLPMAGAVTSLNASVAAALLMYEVYRKRHPLEG; the protein is encoded by the coding sequence GTGTCAAGTGACTTTATTGTTGGAAAAAATGCAGTTATTGAAGCGTTAAAATCAGAAAGAGATGTAAATAAAATACTTATTGCGGAAGGTTCCCAAAAAGGCCAAATGCAAACAGTAATTGGTTTGGCTAAACAGGCAAATGTGCTTGTTCAGTTTGTTCCTAAAAAGAAATTGGATAGCTTAGTAGACGCGAATCACCAAGGTGTAGTAGCGCAAGTTGCCGCCTATCAATATGCTGAAATAGATGATTTATTTGCACTTGCAGAAAAGAAGCAGGAAACACCTTTTTTCTTGTTGCTTGATGAAATTGAGGATCCTCATAACTTAGGATCCATCATGAGAACGGCTGATGCGGTAGGTGCTCATGGGATTATTATTCCACGGAGAAGAGCAGTTGGGTTAACGGCTACAGTTGCAAAGGCATCTACTGGTGCTATCGAGCATATTCCCGTTGTGCGAGTAACAAATATGGCAAGGACGATAGAGGAGCTTAAAACGAGAGGAATATGGATTGCGGGAACGGATGCAAAAGGAAGTGAAGATTATCGCAAATTTGATGGAACGATACCATTAGGATTAGTGATTGGCAGTGAAGGAAAAGGCATGGGAAGATTGATTAAGGAAAAATGCGATTTTCTTATTCATTTACCGATGGCTGGAGCTGTTACGTCTTTAAATGCTTCTGTTGCAGCGGCACTTTTAATGTATGAGGTATATCGGAAACGCCATCCACTTGAGGGATAA
- a CDS encoding NYN domain-containing protein, protein MDILIVDGYNIIGAWPELNALKNRDLAAARDALVAKMAEYQGYSGYRVMVVFDAYYVKGTEKKYKDYKVEVIFTRENETADERIEKLAIELNNRKTQIHVATSDFTEQWAIFGQGALRKSARELLLEMAGMEQEIGKKVKKIKEKKPVAKIPLSREVEEIFEKWRRGEK, encoded by the coding sequence ATGGATATTCTTATTGTTGACGGCTATAACATTATTGGTGCTTGGCCAGAACTAAATGCTTTAAAGAATAGAGATCTTGCAGCAGCAAGGGATGCTTTAGTAGCAAAAATGGCAGAATATCAAGGCTATTCCGGATACAGAGTAATGGTTGTTTTTGATGCATACTATGTAAAAGGCACAGAGAAAAAATATAAAGATTACAAGGTAGAAGTCATTTTTACCCGTGAAAATGAAACTGCTGATGAGCGTATCGAAAAACTAGCTATTGAACTAAATAACAGAAAAACACAAATTCATGTTGCGACTTCAGATTTTACAGAGCAATGGGCTATTTTTGGACAAGGTGCCCTGCGGAAATCAGCACGAGAATTATTGTTAGAGATGGCTGGAATGGAACAGGAAATCGGAAAAAAAGTAAAAAAAATTAAAGAAAAAAAACCAGTTGCAAAGATTCCGCTTTCAAGAGAAGTGGAAGAAATTTTCGAAAAATGGCGACGTGGAGAGAAATGA
- the sigH gene encoding RNA polymerase sporulation sigma factor SigH, whose amino-acid sequence MSTDSWTKSNEYTGNYMELEDEVLVELVHQGESDALDYLIQKYRNFVRAKARSYFLIGADKEDIVQEGMIGLYKAIRDFKEDKLSSFKAFAELCITRQIITAIKTATRQKHIPLNSYVSLDKPIYDEESDRTLMDIISGAKVLDPEELIINQEEYDHIEIKMSELLSDLERKVLSLYLDGQSYQEISEELNRHVKSIDNALQRVKRKLERYLEIREFSL is encoded by the coding sequence ATGAGTACTGACAGCTGGACTAAGAGTAACGAGTATACTGGAAATTATATGGAACTTGAAGATGAAGTGTTGGTGGAATTGGTGCATCAAGGGGAAAGTGATGCTTTGGATTATTTAATTCAAAAGTATCGTAACTTTGTGCGAGCTAAAGCCAGATCCTATTTCTTAATCGGAGCAGACAAAGAAGATATTGTGCAAGAGGGAATGATTGGTCTTTATAAGGCAATACGCGATTTTAAAGAGGACAAACTTTCTTCCTTTAAGGCATTTGCTGAATTATGTATAACAAGACAAATCATTACTGCTATCAAAACGGCCACTAGGCAGAAGCATATTCCTTTAAATTCTTATGTTTCTTTGGACAAGCCCATTTACGATGAAGAGTCTGATCGAACGTTAATGGATATTATCTCTGGAGCAAAGGTTCTTGATCCAGAAGAATTGATCATTAATCAGGAAGAATATGATCACATCGAGATCAAAATGTCTGAATTATTGAGTGATTTAGAAAGAAAAGTATTGTCTCTATATCTTGATGGTCAATCTTATCAAGAAATTTCTGAGGAATTGAATAGGCATGTGAAGTCTATTGATAATGCCCTTCAGCGGGTGAAAAGAAAATTAGAGCGGTATTTAGAAATAAGAGAATTCTCGCTATGA
- the rpmG gene encoding 50S ribosomal protein L33 has translation MRKKIVLACEKCGSRNYSTVSNNGTERLEVKKFCQNCNAHTVHKETK, from the coding sequence ATGAGAAAAAAGATTGTGTTAGCATGTGAAAAATGTGGGTCAAGAAATTATTCTACTGTGAGTAACAATGGTACAGAACGTTTAGAAGTAAAGAAATTTTGTCAAAATTGTAATGCTCATACTGTTCATAAAGAAACAAAATAA
- the secE gene encoding preprotein translocase subunit SecE, protein MQSAVKYFREVGRELKKVSWPKKKELTNYTLTVLVTVVFFAIFFAVVDLGISELIRLILE, encoded by the coding sequence ATGCAAAGTGCTGTTAAGTATTTTCGTGAAGTTGGTAGAGAATTAAAGAAAGTTAGCTGGCCGAAAAAAAAGGAGTTAACTAATTATACACTCACAGTCCTTGTGACAGTTGTCTTTTTTGCTATCTTCTTTGCTGTTGTTGATTTAGGAATTTCCGAACTTATTCGTTTAATACTTGAATAA
- the nusG gene encoding transcription termination/antitermination protein NusG, with protein sequence MEKNWYVVHTYSGYENKVKANLEKRVETMAMQDKIFRVVVPEEEETDIRNGKTKVVKRKVFPGYVLVEIVMTDDSWYVVRNTPGVTGFVGSAGSGSKPTPLLPEEVQVILKRMGVEEQRIEIEFELGETVKVNEGPFANFTGTVEEIDKDKAKVKVLVNMFGRDTPVELDFTQIEKF encoded by the coding sequence ATGGAAAAAAACTGGTATGTAGTGCATACGTACTCTGGATATGAGAATAAGGTGAAAGCGAATTTAGAAAAACGGGTAGAAACAATGGCGATGCAAGATAAAATTTTTCGCGTGGTTGTACCTGAAGAAGAAGAAACAGATATCAGAAACGGTAAAACAAAAGTAGTAAAAAGAAAAGTATTCCCAGGTTATGTGTTGGTAGAAATTGTTATGACTGATGATTCTTGGTATGTCGTACGTAATACCCCTGGTGTAACTGGATTCGTTGGTTCCGCTGGGTCTGGATCAAAACCAACGCCGCTTTTACCAGAAGAAGTCCAAGTAATTCTGAAAAGAATGGGCGTAGAGGAACAAAGAATTGAAATTGAGTTTGAATTAGGAGAAACAGTAAAAGTAAATGAAGGTCCATTTGCTAATTTCACTGGTACAGTTGAGGAAATTGATAAGGATAAAGCAAAGGTTAAAGTACTAGTAAATATGTTTGGTAGAGATACTCCTGTGGAGCTCGATTTTACACAAATTGAAAAATTTTAA